A DNA window from Labrus mixtus chromosome 4, fLabMix1.1, whole genome shotgun sequence contains the following coding sequences:
- the LOC132973029 gene encoding zinc finger C3H1 domain-containing protein-like isoform X6 translates to MDLNSKSRYPAEEGELEDGEICDDEAEDSVPLRRGEGNRPRGGAPPRPRKPHQHPHGLPLHPALPPPDFRLLMPYNRGPFLPNHRQQCGPSGPDRPPSPPPLLHPPPGLGPHGEPSPRSSFWERSHGALGRFRHRGMPNGGRGNWNRGTRGGGNMRGPPGRYGPGEIHGNKNDSPLRKQKPMGRPQVRKVAHSVSKADSCVDESFEDLLSKYKQIQLELECIRKEETMALEPDGSPAREHISDTNTAGIPENKPEPEPEPAGAEDTADKKVFQAFNIKPLRQKLPTPSDLDELRRKWAEQQKAEGGAEKDAGEDESGGQDRAEGEQRHEEETEEDDKKKTCPSCMPETDKEKKTACLSCTPEMDKEKKTVAACPSCTTETDKEKKAAAACVSCTTETDKEKKTKTAACVRESSASSEDSALSPDKVGVKVEEEELSELQLRLLALQSASKKWQQKEQQVLKRSKDRITRAVQGKTPGPGPRPTPSRQRVSTRSSSAAAAAAAAAAAERSRTRSKPPPDRDRNKTGGARPADRDRDRLKPSPKPGPKPGLKPGLKPSPALVLRSAERRAERAHSLKKVISPGSVAKQAFRKQQLRTWKLQQQREQEEKRRQDEEERRKREEEIRRIRDLSNQDEQYNRFMKLVGGRSQIRSKSRDRDHRKSAGKQGLDASGNLYQYDNYDEVAMDTDSETSSPVPSPPPQLLPDDLGCFPQLSQYVNAAHHFGMEFSQPFLTQLLPGTPPPPPPLPPPPPEELEPPPKPPFADEEEEEEMLLRETCLMSMANKRVPASEQEMSSSAPPSPGGPPPAGVQPPLRGNLSTVSLNTVPPSRSNKFSRGHHSNRAPLVLPRHKSVVVSLIDSDDSDSDQDACSSSQVAFGGLEFMIKEARRTVEATKPKAASGSEKENNPLRTPDALPENKKAEYRLLRDEIASREKQKILKDNSPSRRVFPAVSDSVMNTCLKSAAQIKLSEAEQKLNKHRELLQRDEAMLRHLLQQELKKRESLKAAEGKVVRLREQLQASEKIVSANRLLLKKLQEQVHRVEHRVSIKKGVAVRLEQELAHAQLAAGRGPKRRADNTHSQPGKLQRVDGTLRGSEHHFAELIAQKQRLQQLESEYALKIKKLKAAQALHHRGVTADVLTEPPPRVSTPPDPPPAPSTTTPSPFPLPQPSLHDLTQDKLTLDSEDAPEGEDQETESAPPAAAPPAAVTAAAAKPPRRLSLRQSSCSFTKPNLETPSSTPAKDSSTPKPSKTCSSSSSSAPPVEVFAGLDMEAVKLRYQEQARLGELLLKELRDLGGQVDNPPPGQVVPVEMDVPTSQSGNSELKPVPFGLYRSPLLVFRSYRFSPYYRTKEKFPLSSVTFSNAIDPSKNFCRFDLTGSCNDDHCRWQHMRNCTLTGNQLFQDVLSYNLQLIGCSETSSDQDISSATERYMKKLFGSNKDRMGVDQKAVLLVSKVNESKRHVPPFTTCKDMRRWRPKPSAPSSSIAEDDSDDEPAGGDPAPRRHDDCIRGSLSALDVCVTSEDKRYFISETDDISNLETSVLEKPRDTQLWIKLAFKYLNQSDTSAAECLEAALNTLSRALESNCDNPEVWSHYLLLFSRRGSREEVQEMCEMAVEHAPDYRVWWNYLTLESSFEGKDFVCERLLQFLVSSSSSPSNTLSFHLMEALLYRVQLNLFTGRMESALAILQSALKSAHDRSIADHLTSRDRALLWLTFIHLTEFDRLPSSLYDPAESGPSRLVSRESFLLPWRTSHDISTPPDMLIALFQDGVRQCSEESVSQSERTLACLPLHTNLILLHTLLHRYDEGVSLCQSLLSSCPDSCALRDALADLHIRRGDSDEAVSMWLHALAECPNNAEVFYHCCRFLMAQEKSSAVSPLFRGFILSLCEDQQSHKTPVDLLRHILGFPTKDVLKEPIIKELQEQLSQQTAHLHLIHCRWQWLHGSEEDTQDAFERALGSSLTLEELHTLWTDYLSFSSSLQARSPSHSHSKLFSDLVHRCLCTVPSRLQVPFNPAEFWSCYTFHNKVISLYLSCLPQSQHALVLERLRYSMPNNTELGLRLLQQEWKDENMEQLKFQARMLCSNAPKCVSSWRIAITVERELKEPSEVRLLYQQALQNLPLCAGLWTDRLLFEAAEGGGGGAASTVWAERLRRLLLRCQQVGVSVSEPLSLASLCVTERQ, encoded by the exons atggATTTAAACTCTAAGAGCCGCTATCCCGCGGAGGAGGGCGAGCTGGAGGACGGGGAGATCTGCGACGATGAAGCCGAAGACAGTGTGCCGCTCCGGCGGGGGGAGGGTAACAGGCCCCGCGGAGGAGCTCCTCCACGACCGAGAAAACCTCACCAACACCCGCATGGCCTGCCTCTACACCCTGCCCTCCCGCCGCCAGATTTTCGCCTCCTCATGCCATACAACCGCGGACCTTTCCTCCCGAACCACCGGCAGCAGTGCGGGCCGAGCGGGCCCGACCGGCCTCCCTCACCTCCGCCGCTGCTGCACCCTCCGCCAGGGCTGGGACCTCACGGAGAGCCGAGCCCGAGGAGCAGCTTCTGGGAGCGGAGCCACGGGGCCCTGGGCCGGTTCAGACACCGGGGCATGCCGAACGGGGGACGAGGAAACTGGAACCGAGGGACCCGGGGAGGAGGAAACATGAGAGGTCCCCCCGGTCGGTACGGGCCCGGAGAGATTCACGGCAACAAGAACGATTCCCCCCTGAGGAAAC AGAAGCCTATGGGGAGGCCTCAGGTGAGGAAAGTGGCTCACAGCGTCTCCAAAGCGGACTCGTGTGTAGACGAGTCGTTTGAGGACCTGCTGTCCAAGTACAAACAGATCCAACTGGAGCTGGAGTGTATCCGTAAAGAGGAGACCATGGCTCTGGAGCCTGACGGCTCTCCTGCCAGAGAGCACATATCAGACACCAACACAGCAGGGATCCCAGAGAAcaaaccagaaccagaaccagaaccagcagGAGCAGAGGACACGGCTGacaaaaaagtgtttcaggCTTTCAACATCAAACCTCTCCGGCAGAAACTCCCCACCCCCTCCGACCTGGACGAGCTGAGGAGGAAGTGGGCGGAGCAGCAGAAGGCGGAAGGCGGGGCTGAGAAGGACG CAGGAGAAGACGAGAGTGGAGGACaggacagagcagagggagagcagagacatgaaGAAGAGACTGAGGAGGATGACAAGAAAAAGACGTGTCCCAGCTGCATGCCGGAAAcggacaaagagaagaagacggCGTGTCTGAGCTGCACGCCGGAAAtggacaaagagaagaagacggTGGCGGCGTGTCCCAGCTGCACAAcggaaacagacaaagagaagaaggcGGCGGCGGCGTGTGTGTCCTGCACAAcggaaacagacaaagagaagaagacg aagacggcgGCGTGTGTCAGAGAGTCATCGGCCTCAAGTGAAGACTCCGCCCTCTCTCCTGACAAG GTGGgggtgaaggtggaggaggaggagctttcagagctgcagctgcgtCTCCTCGCTCTGCAGTCAGCCAGTAAGAAGTGGCAGCAGAAGGAGCAGCAGGTGTTGAAGAGGAGCAAAGACCGGATCACCAGAGCGGTCCAAGGCAAGACTCCAGGACCAGGACCCAGACCAACTCCCAGCAGGCAGAGAGTCTCCACCAGGTCctcgtctgctgctgctgctgctgctgctgctgctgctgcagagagaagcagaaCCAGGTCCAAGCCTCCTCCTGACAGGGATCGGAACAAGACCGGCGGGGCCAGACCTGcagacagggacagagacagacttAAACCCAGTCCTAAACCTGGTCCTAAACCAGGTCTTAAACCCGGTCTTAAACCCAGTCCTGCTCTGGTCCTCAGATCAGCAGAgcggagagcagagagagctcACAGTTTGAAGAAGGTGATCAGTCcag GCTCCGTGGCGAAGCAGGCGTTCAGGAAGCAGCAGTTGAGGACGtggaagctgcagcagcagagggagcaggaggagaagcgtcggcaggatgaggaggagagacgcAAACGAGAGGAGGAGATCCGCAGGATCCGAGATCTGTCCAATCAGGATGAGCAGTACAACCGCTTCATGAAGCTGGTGGGGGGGCGGAGCCAGATACGCAGCAAG TCCAGAGACAGAGACCACAggaagtctgcaggtaaacagggtCTGGACGCCTCAGGGAACCTTTATCAGTATGACAACTATGACGAGGTCGCTATGGATACGGACAGTGAAACCAGCTCCCCAG tcccGTCTCCGCCCCCTCAGCTGCTCCCTGATGACTTAGGATGTTTCCCTCAGCTGTCTCAGTATGTGAACGCTGCCCATCACTTCGGAATG GAGTTCTCTCAGCCCTTCCTCACCCAGCTACTGCCAGGtacacctccccctcctcctcctctcccccctcctccccccgaGGAGCTGGAGCCTCCTCCCAAACCTCCGTTtgctgatgaggaggaggaggaggagatgctgCTGAGGGAGACATGTCTGATGTCGATGGCCAATAAGAGAGTGCCCGCCAGCGAG CAGGAGATGAGCTCCAGCgctcctccttctcctggtggtcctcctcctgcaggagtcCAGCCCCCCCTCAGGGGAAACCTGAGCACCGTCAGTCTGAACACGGTGCCTCCATCACGCTCCAACAAGTTCAGCAGAGGACACCACAGCAACAGAGCGCCCCTGGTG CTTCCTCGACACAAGTCTGTGGTCGTTTCTCTGATCGACTCGGACGACAGTGACTCAGACCAGGACGCCTGCAGCTCATCTCAGGTGGCGTTTGGAGGCCTTGAGTTCATGATCAAAGAGGCTCGCAGGACGGTGGAG GCCACCAAGCCGAAAGCAGCGTCAGGATCAGAGAAGGAGAACAACCCGCTCCGAACGCCAGACGCTCTGCCCGAAAACAAGAAGGCAGAGTACCGCCTGCTCAGGGACGAGATCGCCAG CAGGGAGAAGCAGAAGATACTGAAGGATAACAGTCCGAGTCGTCGAGTGTTTCCTGCTGTCTCGGACTCTGTGATGAATACAtgtttaaagtctgcagcacAAATCAAACTGAGTGAAGCCGAGCAGAAACTCAACAAGCACAG agagctgctgcagagggaCGAGGCGATGCTCAGACACCTCCTGCAgcaggagctgaagaagagggAGTCTCTGAAGGCGGCCGAGGGGAAGGTGGTCAGACTGAGAGAGCAGCTGCAGGCGTCAGAGAAGATCGTCAGCGCCAACAGGTTGCTGCTCAAGAAGCTGCAGGAACAG GTGCACCGCGTTGAACATCGGGTGTCCATAAAGAAAGGTGTGGCTGTCAGGTTGGAGCAGGAGCTGGCTCATGCTCAGCTGGCTGCAGGACGAGGACCCAAACGCAGAGCCGACAACACCCACAgccag CCCGGTAAGCTGCAGCGTGTGGACGGCACCCTCCGCGGGTCAGAGCATCACTTTGCGGAGCTGATTGCTCAGAAGcagcgtctgcagcagctggagtcAGAGTACGCCCTGAAGATCAAAAAGCTGAAGGCGGCCCAGGCCCTGCACCACAGAGGAGTCACGGCTGATGTCCTCACAGAGCCCCCCCCACGAGTCTCCACCCCTCCTGACCCCCCGCCCGCACCCTCAACCACCACTCCGTCCCCGTTCCCTCTGCCCCAGCCCTCCCTGCACGACCTCACTCAGGACAAACTCACCTTGGACAGCGAGGACGCCCCCGAGGGTGAAGACCAAGAGACAGAATCTGCCCCTCCAGCTGCAGCTCCACCTGCTGCcgtcactgctgctgctgctaaaccCCCCCGCAGACTCTCCCTCCGTCAGTCCAGCTGCTCCTTCACCAAACCAAACCTAGAGACACCCAGCTCCACCCCCGCTAAAGACAGCAGCACCCCCAAACCCTCcaaaacctgcagcagctccagcagctctgCTCCACCTGTAGAGGTGTTTGCAGGTCTGGACATGGAGGCTGTGAAGCTCAGGTACCAGGAGCAGGCCCGACTCGGGGAGCTGCTGCTCAAAGAGCTGCGTGACCTAGGAGGACAGGTGGACAACCCCCCACCTGGACAG GTGGTTCCTGTGGAGATGGATGTACCTACCAGCCAATCAGGGAACAGCGAGCTGAAGCCTGTTCCCTTCGGACTGTATCGTAGCCCGCTGCTGGTCTTCAGATCGTACAG GTTCAGTCCGTACTACAGGACCAAGGAGAAGTTTCCTCTGAGCTCTGTGACCTTCAGCAACGCCATCGATCCATCCAAGAACTTCTGTCGCTTCGACCTCACAGGCAGCTGCAACGACGACCACTGCAGATG GCAGCACATGAGGAACTGCACGCTGACAGGAAACCAGCTGTTCCAGGACGTCCTGTCGTATAACctgcagctgattggctgctctGAGACCAGCTCCGATCAGGACATCAGCTCAGCCACAG AGCGGTACATGAAGAAGCTGTTTGGATCAAACAAAGACCGGATGGGCGTGGATCAGAAGGCCGTCCTCCTGGTCAGCAAAGTGAATGAGAGCAAACGTCACG TCCCTCCCTTTACCACCTGTAAGGACATGAGGAGGTGGAGGCCCAAACCTTCAGCTCCAAGCAGCTCCATCGCCGAGGACGACAGCGACGATGAGCCAGCAGGAGGAGACCCAGCACCTCGACGACACg acGACTGCATCAGGGGCAGCCTGTCAGCTCTGGATGTGTGCGTCACCTCCGAGGACAAACGATACTTCATCAGTGAGACAGACGACATATCAAACCTGGAGACGAGCGTGCTGGAGAAACCCCGAGACACGCAGCTGTGGATCAAACTGGCCTTTAAATACCTGAACCAGAGCGACAC GTCTGCAGCAGAGTGTCTGGAAGCTGCTCTGAACACGCTCTCTCGAGCTCTGGAGAGTAACTGTGACAACCCCGAGGTGTGGAGTCACTACCTGCTCCTGTTCTCCAGGAGGGGCAGCAGGGAGGAGGTGCAGGAGATGTGTGAGATGGCAGTGGAGCACGCACCTGACTACAGAGTGTGGTGGAAC taccTGACTCTGGAGAGCTCGTTTGAGGGGAAGGACTTTGTGTGCGAGCGTCTGCTGCAgttccttgtctcctcctcgtcctcaccctCGAACACTCTCTCCTTCCACCTGATGGAGGCGCTGCTCTACAGGGTGCAGCTCAACCTGTTCACTGGACGCATGGAGAGCGCCCTGGCTATCCTACAG agcGCTCTGAAGTCTGCTCATGATAGGAGTATAGCAGATCATCTGACCTCCAGAGACCGAGCTCTGCTCTGGCTCACCTTTATCCACCTGACAGAGTTTGACCGTCTGCCCTCGAGTCTGTATGACCCGGCAGAGTCGGGTCCGTCCAGGCTGGTCAGCAGAGAGTCCTTCCTGCTTCCCTGGAGgacatcacatgacatcagCACGCCGCCCGACATGCTCATTGCTCTGTTTCAGG ACGGCGTCCGTCAGTGCAGCGAGGAGTCTGTGTCTCAGAGCGAGCGAACGCTGGCCTGCCTCCCTCTTCACACAAACCTCATTCTCctgcacacactgctgcacag GTATGATGAAGGTGTGTCTCTGTGCCAGTCTCTGCTGAGCTCGTGTCCTGACTCGTGCGCTCTCAGAGACGCTCTGGCTGATCTTCACATCAGGAGAGGAGACTCTGATGAGGCCGTCAGCATGTGGCTGCACGCTCTGGCCGAGTGTCCCAACAACGCTGAGGTCTTCTACCACTGCTGCAGGTTCCTAATGGCACAG GAGAAGTCGAGTGCCGTCTCTCCTCTGTTCAGAGGCttcattttgtctctgtgtgaggaCCAGCAGAGCCACAAGACACCTGTGGACCTGCTCAG aCACATTCTGGGGTTTCCCACCAAGGACGTCCTGAAAGAACCAATCATCAAAGAGCTTCAGGAGCAGCTGAGCCAGCAGACTGCCCATCTCCACCTGATACACTG TCGTTGGCAGTGGCTGCACGGCTCTGAGGAGGACACTCAGGACGCCTTTGAGCGAGCGTTGGGATCGTCTCTGACTCTGGAGGAGCTGCACACTCTGTGGACGGA ttacCTGTCGTTCAGCAGCAGCCTGCAGGCCCGTAGCCCCTCCCACAGTCACTCCAAACTGTTCTCAGATCTGGTCCATCGCTGTCTGTGCACCGTCCCCTCCAGGCTGCAGGTCCCCTTCAACCCTGCAGAGTTCTGGAGCTGCTACACCTTCCACAACAAG GTGATCTCTCTCTACCTGAGCTGTCTGCCTCagtcccagcatgcactggtGCTGGAGAGACTGAGATACTCTATGCCCAACAACACTGAGCTCGGCctgag GTTGCTGCAGCAGGAGTGGAAGGATGAAAACATGGAGCAGCTGAAGTTTCAGGCCCGCATGCTGTGCAGCAACGCTCCAAAGTGTGTGTCCAGCTGGAGGAT agcgATCACTGTGGAGAGAGAGCTGAAGGAGCCATCTGAG GTGCGACTTCTCTACCAGCAGGCTCTCCAGAACCTTCCACTGTGTGCTGGCCTGTGGACAGAT CGGCTGCTCTTTGAGGCGGCTGaaggcggcggcggcggtgcAGCTTCAACGGTGTGGGCGGAGCGTCTGCGGCGGCTGCTACTCAGGTGTCAGCAGGTGGGCGTGAGTGTCAGTGAGCCGCTCAGTTtagcgtctctgtgtgtgacagagcGTCAGTGA